GCCGGCTGTCCGCCGGTGGCCGACGGCCGTCCGGGGGGTTGTGGAAATCGGCGCCGCGGGACGGGATTCGCTTCCGGGGATGGTTTGTTAGCCTGGGTGACGGCACCGGCTCGATCCAAGCCCCCGGGCCCAACCATCGTCGCTACGAGCGACCACTTGCCGCGAGGCGAGCATGGCGGGTCGGTGCCGTTGACGCAGAGAGGTCCACGCCACTCCGGTGGCGTGGACCTCTTTTCTGTGCGCGATCATTCTCGTATGGTGGAATTCGTTTTCCGAAGATGTCGTCGCGGGCGAACAAAACGTTCGCAATGCGAGGCGGCTACCGCGTACTGCGCGGTAGGTGCGACGATCGGACGGCAATCCAGCTACACGGTGAAAGCAGAGGAAGTCGGCCATGGCAACGGCGCCCAGCGTCTCCTACTCGATGACGGTCCGGCTGGAGGTGCCCGCGAGCGGAACCGCGGTGTCCCAGCTCACCACGGCCGTCGAGTCCCACGGAGGCTCGGTGACCGGCCTCGACGTCACTGCGTCCGGACACGAGAAGCTCCGCATCGACGTCACCATCGCGGCGACGTCCACGGCCCACGCCGACGAGATCGTCGAGCAGCTGCGCGGCATCGAGGGCGTCGCCCTCGGCAAGGTCTCCGACCGTACGTTCCTCATGCACCTCGGCGGCAAGATCGAGATGTCGTCGAAGCACCCCATCCGCAACCGTGACGACCTGTCCATGGTCTACACCCCCGGCGTCGCCCGGGTCTGCCAGGCCATCGCCGACAACCCCGAGGACGCCCGCCGCCTGACCATCAAGCGCAACAGCGTCGCGGTGGTCACCGACGGCTCCGCCGTGCTGGGCCTGGGCAACATCGGCCCCAAGGCCGCGCTGCCCGTCATGGAGGGCAAGGCGGCCCTCTTCAAGCGCTTCGCCGGCATCGACGCCTGGCCGATCTGCCTGGACACCCAGGACTCCGACGCGATCGTCGAGATCGTCAAGGCCATCGCCCCCGGCTTCGCCGGCATCAACCTGGAGGACATCTCCGCGCCCCGCTGCTTCGAGATCGAGGCGCGGCTGCGCGAGGCCCTGGACATCCCGGTCTTCCACGACGACCAGCACGGCACCGCCATCGTGGTGCTCGCCGCGCTCACCAACGCGCTGCGCGTCGTCGGCAAGAAGATCGAGGACGTCCGGGTCGTGATGTCCGGCGCCGGCGCGGCCGGCACCGCGATCCTCAAACTGCTGCTCGCCGCCGGTGTCCGGCACGCCGTCGTCGCCGACATCCACGGCGTTGTGCACGCCGGCCGCACCGACCTGGTCGACGCCGACCCGGACTCCGCGCTGCGCTGGATCGCCGACAACACCAACCCCGAGGGCGTCACCGGCACCCTCAAGGAGGCCGTGGTCGGCGCGGACGTCTTCATCGGCGTCTCCGCGCCCAACGTCCTGGACGGCGACGACGTCGCGCGGATGGCCGACGGCGCGATCGTGTTCGCACTCGCCAACCCCGACCCGGAGGTCGACCCGGCGATCGCCCGGCAGACCGCCGCCGTCGTGGCCACCGGCCGCTCCGACTTCCCGAACCAGATCAACAACGTCCTGGTGTTCCCCGGTGTCTTCCGCGGCCTCCTGGACGCCCACTCCCGTACCGTGAACACCGACATGATGCTGGCTGCGGCCGGCGCCCTGGCGGACGTCGTCCTGGAGGACGAGGTCAACCCGAACTACATCATCCCCAGCGTCTTCAACGAGAAGGTCGCGGGCGCGGTGGCCGGTGCGGTCCGGGAAGCGGCCAAGGGCAGCGAGCCCGCTGTGACGGCGGCCACGACGGTCTGAGAACGGCGCGTCGCGGGACACGCCGTCGTTGGTGCGCCCATAGGGTGGCGGACAGTAAGCGACCGCCGCCCTGTGGGGCCGGCCCGGAGCGGGATTGGCACGGAGCGTCACCACTGACGAGGCAGTGGCGCTTTTCGTGTGACCCTCCTGGGTGCCGGATTGGCTTTACCGCCGCAGGTAGGGGCAGGATGCGTAATCGGGCGAGAGGGTCTGGCACCAGACCCGGGTCCGGGGACTGTCCGAGGACCCTGGCAGCATCGGCTTCGATCTCACGCCTCATTGGCAAGAAGAACACGGGAGTACAAACATGAACCGCAGTGAGCTGGTGGCCGCTCTGGCCGATCGCGCCGAGGTGACCCGCAAGGACGCCGACGCCGTTCTGGCCGCCCTCGCCGAGGTGATCGGCGAGGTCGTCGCCAAGGGCGACGAGAAGGTCACCATCCCCGGCTTCCTGACCTTCGAGCGCACCCACCGTGCCGCTCGTACCGCGCGCAACCCGCAGACCGGTGACCCGATCCAGATCCCGGCCGGCTACAGCGTGAAGGTCTCCGCGGGCTCCAAGCTCAAGGAAGCCGCCAAGGGCAAGTAAGACCCTCCGTACGGCGTGAGAAAGGCGGCCGCCCCCTCCAGGGGCGGCCGCCTTTCCCGTGCCGCCGTGCCGCCGCCCTCCTGCCCGCCTG
The sequence above is a segment of the Streptomyces lydicus genome. Coding sequences within it:
- a CDS encoding NAD-dependent malic enzyme — encoded protein: MATAPSVSYSMTVRLEVPASGTAVSQLTTAVESHGGSVTGLDVTASGHEKLRIDVTIAATSTAHADEIVEQLRGIEGVALGKVSDRTFLMHLGGKIEMSSKHPIRNRDDLSMVYTPGVARVCQAIADNPEDARRLTIKRNSVAVVTDGSAVLGLGNIGPKAALPVMEGKAALFKRFAGIDAWPICLDTQDSDAIVEIVKAIAPGFAGINLEDISAPRCFEIEARLREALDIPVFHDDQHGTAIVVLAALTNALRVVGKKIEDVRVVMSGAGAAGTAILKLLLAAGVRHAVVADIHGVVHAGRTDLVDADPDSALRWIADNTNPEGVTGTLKEAVVGADVFIGVSAPNVLDGDDVARMADGAIVFALANPDPEVDPAIARQTAAVVATGRSDFPNQINNVLVFPGVFRGLLDAHSRTVNTDMMLAAAGALADVVLEDEVNPNYIIPSVFNEKVAGAVAGAVREAAKGSEPAVTAATTV
- a CDS encoding HU family DNA-binding protein, translated to MNRSELVAALADRAEVTRKDADAVLAALAEVIGEVVAKGDEKVTIPGFLTFERTHRAARTARNPQTGDPIQIPAGYSVKVSAGSKLKEAAKGK